Proteins from one Planctomyces sp. SH-PL62 genomic window:
- a CDS encoding O-methyltransferase, which produces MNIPTTVLAAALLLLAPTLTFAQGVGLQKPALPKDEGEKRILEAIADARKGQRYANVSDADGRLMRQLVEAVNAKRVVELGTSTGESGLYFSLALRKTGGKLYTYDIDPGRVEVAKANFKKAGVEDLIVVTLGDAHETAPKNTEPIDVLFIDAEKPGYDAYLRELLPLVRPGGLILAHNMRQPEPNPRYIEAITTNPDLDTSFVLMEGAGLGVTLKKR; this is translated from the coding sequence ATGAACATCCCGACGACCGTCCTGGCCGCCGCCCTCCTGCTCCTCGCACCGACGTTGACGTTCGCCCAGGGCGTGGGCCTCCAGAAGCCCGCCCTGCCGAAAGACGAAGGGGAGAAGCGGATCCTGGAGGCGATCGCCGACGCCCGCAAGGGCCAGCGCTACGCCAACGTCTCCGACGCCGACGGCCGGCTCATGCGGCAGCTCGTCGAGGCGGTGAACGCCAAGCGGGTCGTCGAGCTGGGGACCTCGACGGGCGAGTCGGGCCTCTACTTCTCGCTCGCCCTGCGCAAGACGGGGGGCAAGCTCTACACCTACGACATCGACCCCGGCCGCGTGGAGGTCGCCAAGGCGAACTTCAAGAAGGCCGGCGTCGAAGACCTGATCGTCGTCACCCTGGGCGACGCCCACGAGACGGCCCCCAAGAACACCGAACCCATCGACGTCCTCTTCATCGACGCCGAGAAGCCCGGCTACGACGCCTACCTCCGCGAGCTGCTCCCCCTGGTCCGCCCCGGCGGCCTGATCCTCGCCCACAACATGCGCCAGCCGGAGCCCAACCCCCGGTACATCGAGGCGATCACCACCAACCCCGACCTCGACACCTCGTTCGTCCTCATGGAAGGCGCCGGGCTGGGCGTCACCCTCAAGAAGCGTTGA